In the Sinomonas cyclohexanicum genome, GTGGAGGATCCCGGCAAGCGGGCCGGCGAACGCGGAGGCGCCGAGGCTGAACGCGATCGCGGAGCCGATCACCGGTCCGAGCGCGAAGCCGAGGTCCCGCAGGAGGTTGGTCGTCGCGGAGGCCATGCCGATGTCCTTCGGGTCCACGGTGTTGATCGCGACGGCGGTGATCGAGCCGACGGTCAGCGCGAACCCGATGCCGAGGAACAGCAGCGGCAGGATGAACGCCGTCCACGGCGTTCCGCCGAACTGCTCGGGCGTGCCGAGGCGGAACGTTGAGAGCCAGTAGCCGGCCACCGCCATGAGCGCGAAGCCCGCGGTGAGCGCCCAGCGCGGGGCCACGTGGTGGATAAGCCATCCGACCACGGGGATGAGGAGGAACGCGGGGCCCTGGATGAAGACGAACAGGATGCCGACCTTCCAGGTCTCGGCCAGCGCGAGGCCGCCCACGGCGACGCTCGTGCTGAACGCGATCGCGAGGAACGCGAACATACCGGTTACGGCCACGATGCCGGTGATCGAGAAGGCGCGGTGGGAGAACAGGCTCAGGTGCAGGAGCGGGTGCTTGGCGCGGGATTCGATGACCACGAACGCGATCAGGAGCACGACGCCGGCCGCATAGCCTGCGATCACGTCACCCGAGCCGAAGCCCGAGTCCACGGCCTGGACGGTCGAGTACAGGAGCGCGATGAGGCCCAGGGCGAGCGTGAGCTGTCCAGGGAGGTCGAGCTTGCGGCTCCTGTCCTGGGGCACGTCCTGGGCGCGGACGGCGATGCCCATCACCACGACCGCGAGCACGGCGGCGATCAGGTAGGAAACGCGCCAGCCGCTGAACACGTCCGGCGCGCCGCCGGCACCGCGGACGGTGAACAACTGAGAGGTCAGGCCGGCGAGGACCGGTGAGATGACGGCGCCGAGGGAGAGGAATCCTGCCCACGTGGCGATCGCCCGGGCGCGGGCACGGTGGTCGGGCGTGATGGCGGCGATCATCGAGAGCGAGATCGGGAAGAGGATGCCGGCGCCGATGCCGCCGATCGCCTGGGCGGTGATCATGACGCCGGTGGTCGGCGCGAGCGCGGCGAGGACAGATCCGACGATGCTCGTGGCGCCTCCGAGGTAGAGGAGCTTCTTGCGCCCGAACATGTCGCCGAGGAGGCCCCAGCTGAGCTCGAAGACAACGATGCCCATCATGAACATCCCGGCGATCCAGGTCAGGCCGGCTCCCGAGGTGTGGAAGTCGATGGCGAAGGTCCCGTTGAGGGCGCCCGGGAGGGCATTGGTGATCTGCGCGAGGGTGACGGCGCTGTAGGCCGCCACGAAGGTGGCGCGCGCCGAGCCCCCGGCGCTGGTGGTGGTCCGACTCATCGGTGAAACTCCTTCGTTTCGGCGTGGGCTGAATCACAGTCTGAGCGAGATCTTTACACAATGTCAAGAGACACCGCTCGAGAAAGGTTTCTTGACATCGTGTAAAGGAAAATGTGATGCTGGGCCTATGACACAGACCACATCCGTGAACACCGTCCTCGGTCCGGTGCCCGCCGAGTCGCTCGGCGTCGTGGCGGTCCACGAGTCCCTCCTGTCCGTGGTTCCCGGTGCCGAGCACGCGTTCGATATCTCGATGGACCGCGCCGAGATCTTCGAGGCCCTGGTCGCGAAGCTGACCGCGTTCCGCGAGGCCGGGGGGCGGACCATCGTGGACAGCACGGGCATGTTCCACGGCCGGGACGTGCGCCTCTACGAGACGCTCTCGCGCTCCACGGGCGTGCACATCGTCGCCTCGACGGGCATGGGCCCCGAGGAGATGCTCGGGGGCTACTTCCTGACCCCGCAGACCAACCCGCCCACGCCATGGCCGGCCGAGAAGTTCGCGGACCTCTTCGCCCAAGAGGTCACCGAGGGCATGGTGGTGCCCCGTGTCGAGCGCCGCGGCGCCGCCGGCCTCGTGGCCACCACGGCCACCCGCGCGGGCATGACCGCCACGGACGAGAGCCTCTTCCGGGGGCCGCCCGCGCCGCGCTGGCCACGGGCGTGCCCGTCTCCATCCGGTACGGCAGGGACGCTCTGCACGATCTCGGGATCGTCCTGGACGAGGGCCTCCCAGCGGAGCGCGTCGTCGTGGGCGTGCTGGACCGGCGCGACGCCGCCGAGTCCGGCGCCGCCCTCGAGGTCGCCCGGCGGGGAGCCTTCGTCGCGCTCGACCACGTGGGCCTCGATGACGACGTCGCGTACCTCACCGACCGTGAGAGGGCCGCCGTCGTGCTCGAGCTCGTCGAGGCGGGCCACGCGGACCGGATCATCCTCTCCTCGAACGCAGTGGGCGTGGCTAAGGGCCACCCGGCCTACGACCTGCCGTTCGGCCACGTCCTGACAGCGTTCGTCCCGCAGCTGTTGGCCCAGGGCCTCAGCGACGAGGACGCGTGCCGCATCCTCGAGGACAACCCCCGCGCCCTCCTGACCGTCTCGAACAAGGCTGAGTGACTATGTCCAAGGTGAATACCGTCCTGGGAACGATTCCCACGGAGGAACTGGGCTTCGTGGCCATCCACGAGCACATCGGGTACGGAATGCCCGGCTCCGAGCTGGACACGAAATGGTGGAAGACCCCGGAGCAGCGCTACGAGGAGACCGTCCCCAAGCTGCGCACGTTCCACGAGAACGGCGGCGGCACGTTCGTGGACGCCACCGGCATCTGCAACGGCCGCGACGTGGACTACTACAAGTCCCTCTCCGCCAAGACCGGCGTGCACATCGTCGCGTGCACCGGATTCGTGGGCGGCGACACCGCGCTCCCCCACTTCGCGAACGCATCGGTGGACTACCTCACCCGCCAGTTCGTCCACGAGATCACTGTCGGCATCGGCGGCACCGGCGCCAAGGCCGGCGTCATCAAGGTCGGTGTGAGCCGCGGCGGCCGTATGACGGAGCTGGACAAGAAGATCTACCGCGCCGCCGCACGCGCCGCAGTGCAGACAGGTGTGCCGATCCTGACCCACCTCGCGATCGACGCCGAGCCAGCCATCGACATCTTCCACGAGGAGGGCCTGCCGCTGGATCGCGTGCTGTTCGGCCACGTGGACGACGGCGTCAACGCCGAGAAGACGCAGGACGCGTGGATCGTCGAGCAGGGCGGCCGCCTCGGCTTCGACACGTTCGGCTACGAGACCGAGCTGCCGGACCCGCCGTTCTGGGCCCGTCCCCGCAACGACCGCATGGACCACTTCCTGCGCTTCGTCAAGGGCGGCTTCGAGGACAAGGTGCTCGCCTCCGCGGACGCCAACTGCAGCCCCCTCGGCTGGCCGGGCGTGAAGGGCCACACCGTGAACTACATCTTCGAGCGGCTCCTGCCGGACCTCCGCGACGCCGGGGTCGCCGAGGAGACCATCACGAAGATCTTCGTCGAGAACCCTGCCACCTTCCTCACCATCCAGAACTGACCCGGCACGCCGGAACGAGACAGACAAGGACGTCACCCGTGAACACCGAAGACCTCAAGAACCTGAACATCGCGATCGTCGGCGCCGGGTACGCCGGCGCGGCCACCGCCAAGGCCCTGAGCCTGCTAGGCGCCACCGTCACCGTGTACGAGCAGGCCAGCCAGGTGCGCGAGGTGGGTGCCGGGATCGGCCTCCGCCCTAACTCGATGGAGCGCTTCCGCCAGTGGGGCATCAGCGACGCGATCGCCAAGGTCAGCTCCCCAAGCGACTACTTCGAGATCCTCACTGGCACCGGCGAGGTCATCATGAAGGATTCGTGGCCCGAGATCGAGAAGTACGGCCCCACGCACCTGATCCACCGCGGCGACTTCATCGAGGCCCTCCTCGGCGTCCTGCCCGAGGGCATGGTCAAGCTGGGACACAGGCTCGAGCGCATCGAGGACAAGGGTGACCGCGCCGTCCTGACGTTCACGAACGGCACGACCGCCGAGGCCGACCTCGTCATCGGCGCGGACGGCATCAAGTCTGTGGTCCGCCAGCAGCTCTTCAGCGACGAGCCGCCGGTCTTCTCGGGTGAGCACGCCTACCGCGTGGTCATCGACGGCGACGCCGCCCACGGACTCTCGGTGGACGACAACCTGCGCATGTACATCGGCCACGGCACGAAGGTCTACTTCCTCCCGCTGCGCCACCGCAACCAAGTCTCCTTCGACATCACGTCTCTCAACCCGGACGGCACGTGGGCCCCGGAGATCACCAAGGAGGACCTCCTGAAGACGGTCGAGGGCTTCGATCAGCGCATCGTGGACATCGTCCGGGACCTCGACATGGATGCCGTGAATATCCGTGCGGTCTACGACATCGACCCAGTGGACACATGGCACTCCGGCTCGGTGGTCCTCGTGGGCGATGCGGCGCACTCGATGCTCCACCACCAGGGCCAGGGCGCGAACTCCGCGATCCTCGACGCAGGCGCCGTCGCCGACGCGCTCGCCGAGGCGCCCTCCGTCAAGGAGGCCCTCGCGCAGTACCAGGCCGCCCGCAAGCCCGTCACGGACGAGCTGCAGCGCATCTCGCGTCAGGGCTGGAGTGAGGACGAGGTCAACGACGTCTTCCCCGGCCAGAAGCCGGCGTCCCAGCATCCTGCGGAGCAGAGTACAGAGCAGCCGGCGGAGAAGGTCGAGGCCTAGCCGATGGCCCTCCACCCCCAGATCGCCGAGGTCGTCGCCACCCTGCCGGCCCCGCCGCCCGGCCCCCTCGACCCCGCAGTGCTGCGGGCCGACGAGGAGTCGCGCATCCCGGTGCTTGAGGACCGGCTCCCCCTGTTGGCGGTCGACGACGCCGTGGCCCCCACCCCGTCCCGCGACGTCCCGATCCGCATCTACACGCCGGAGAAGAAGGACGCCTATGGCCTCATCGTGTACCTCCACGGCGGCGCATTCTTCCTCGGCAGCCTCGACACGCACGACCACGTCGCGCGGGCATTGGCCGAGGAGGCCGGGTTCAAGGTCGTCTCCGTGGGCTACCGACTCGCCCCCGAGCATCGGTTCCCCGCCGGGCTCGAGGACGCGTACGCCGTCGTGCGCTGGGTGGCCGAGAACGGCGGCGAGCTCGCGTGGGACGGCGAGCGGCTCGCCCTCGCGGGCGACAGCTCGGGTGGCAATTTCGTGGCAGCGGTCGCCGCGATGGCGCACGACGACGGGTTCACCCGCCTCACGCACCAGGTCCTGTACTATCCGTCGCTCGACCTGGACTTCGATACGGACCGCTACGCCTCCCTGCGCGAGAACGCGACCGGCTACGGCCTCGAGACCGCGGGCCTGAAGCCGTTCAACGCGTTCTACCTCGACAGCGGCGCGGACCCTGCGGACCCGCTCGTCTCGCCGATCAAGCGGGCGGACCTCTCCGGACTCCCCCGGGCACTCGTCCTCACCGCGGAGCACGATCCGCTGCGCGACGAAGGCGAGCTGTACGGCCAGCGCCTGCGGGATGCGGGCGTGGACGCGACCGTGACCCGCTACGCGGGGGCGAACCATGGGTTCGTGGCGAACTTCGGCTGGCTCCCCGAGTACGCGGCGGCCTTCCGCGAGACGGCCGAGTTCCTGAACGGAACTGACGCCGAGAGCGCCGCTGGGAGCACCAATGAGTAGCGCCACCGTCCACCCGCTGGTCTCCCCGTGGGGCCGGTTCGGCCTGTACAGCTACTTCATCGATGCGCCCGAGCCGGCGGTCGTGGACACGGGCATCGCGTCCTCCCCCGAGGAAGGCATGATCCCGGCCTTGGAGAAGCTGGGCCGGAGCATCGACGAGGTGACGTGGATCTTCCTCACGCACGGCCACATCGACCACCTCGGCGGGGCGAAGGCCCTGTTCGACCTCACGGGCGGCCGCGCGAAGGTCGTGATCCACGAGGCGGACGCGCACATGCTCCGCTCCCGCGCGGGCCACGTCGAGGAGTACACCAACGGCCGCCACCGCTACCTCCACAACACCGAGGGCGTCGAGCAGCAGACCCGCACCGCGGAGGCCGCGATTTCCGGTGAGATGGAGCCGACAGTCCTCGTACGCGGCGGTGAGATCATCTCCCTCGGCGGCGACGTCACCGTTTCGGTGCTGCCCGTGCCAGGCCACACGCCCGGCTCGGTGGCCTACCGGCTCAGCACGGGGGATCCCGGCGCACAGAACGCAGTGTTCGTGGGCGACGCGGTCCAGATCCACGGCGCCGCGAACCGCTTCCCCGGCTACACCGACCCGGACGCGTACCGCGCGTCCCTGGAGTACCTGCGCGACGAGATCCGCCCCGAGCGCCTCTACCTCGGCCACCCGTACCGGGGCGCGGACGGCGAGCCGTACGGCGTCGAGCTCGACGCCGCCCAGGCCCGCCGCGCCCTGGACGAGAGCCTCACGCTCGAGTCGCGCATCCGCCGCGCCGTCGTGCACTACACGCACGACGGCGTGGCGGAGACTCAGTCTCCGTACTCGCCGTTCGAGCGGGTCGCCGCCGAGCTGGGCTACGACGGCGATCCGACGCTCGAGCCGTCACCGTTCTTCACGACCCTCGACGGCTACCTCGCCCTCACAACCCAACAGACCCGTCCTGAACAGGAGTCCCAGATCCATGGCTGACTACCAGACCATCGACGCGGGCGGTGCGCAGATCGCCGTCCGCAAGCACCTCCGCGCCCCGATGCGCGACGGCGTCGAACTCGCGCTCGACGTGTACCACGGCACCGAGGACGTGCCCCGCCCCGCGCTCGTGGCGCTGAGCCCGTACGGCAAGGAGCTTCAGGCTCTGGCCCTGACCATGCCGCCGCAGCGTCGCCCGTCCCCGATGTGGGACGGCTGCATCGAGGCAGGGGACATCGCCCGCGTGGTCGGCGAGGGCTACGCCCACGTGATCGGGGACCTGCGCGGCTCCGGCGACTCCGGCGGTGAGCACATCGGCAACTACAACGCCGGCGGCGTATCCCTCGGGCAGGATGCGTACGACGTCATCGAGTGGGTCGCCGCGCAGCCGTGGTGCGACGGCAACGTCGGCATGATCGGCATCTCCTACTTCGGCTCGATGCAGGTCCTCGCCGCCGCTGAACGTCCCCCGCACCTCAAGGCGATCTTCGTTTCAGGCGGGCACTACGACTTCTACGAGACCACCTACCACGGCGGCGTCATGTGGTTCATGCCCCGCGCGGCGCGCGAGGGCCGCGGCGGCGACTCCGGATGGGCGTTCACGGACCGGGTGAAGTCGCGCATGCTCGAGACGCACTCCCAGGAGCAGATCGCCAAGCTCGTCGCGGAGCGGCTTCAGGATCCGGACGTGGCCGCGTGGCCCAACTTGGTCCACACGCTGCACTACCCGAAGCACCACGAGGCGTGGTTCGACATCGTCATGAACGAGCTCGACGGCGAGTGGTACGAGGAGCGCAACCCGATCAACCTCGCGAAGAACATCGACATCCCCGTGTACCTGCAGCTGGACCAGGGCCGCGGCTGGACGCTGGACGGAACGATCGAGCTGTTCAACACGCTCAAGGGCCCGAAGAAGCTGGACATCGGGCCGTACCCGCCCATGCAGTCGCGGCCGTGGGTCGAGGAGCACGAGAAGATGTTCCGCTGGTATGACTACTGGATCAAGGGCATCGACAACGGCATCATGGACGAGCCCGAGGTCTCCGTGTTCGTCGAGGGCTCCCGCGAGGTGGCCACCGGAACCGCGTTCCCGCCCAAGGACGTCGAGTACCGGCCTCTGTACCTGCGCCCCCGCCGCAAGCTCTCCCCCGAGCCCGAGCTCATGGGCACTGAGCACGCCGCCCCGGACGGGTTCTTCCAGGCCCCGCTCACGGTCACGGACAAGGTCGAGGTCATCTCGTGGGACACGGCCCCGTTCACCGAAGCCACCGAGATGATGGGCACCGGCGCCGCGCACCTGTTCGCCGAGATCGACCAGCCCGACACGAACTTCATCCTGCGCCTGTGGGACACCGCCCCCAACGGCAACCGCCAGCTCATCACCACCGGCTACCTCAAGGCCTCCCACCGCGAGCTGGACGAGCGCACCACCGAGGGCAACCCGTACCACCCGCACACCCGCGCCGTCCCCGTGGAGCCGGGTGTGATCGAGGAGTACGTCATCCGGCTGTACCCGTTCGCGAACACGTTCCTGCCCGGGCACAAGCTCACCGTGGAGCTCTCCAACGACGAGCCCCTCGTGGACGAGCACAACTCCCTCCTGCCCCCGGACGCGTTCCACCTGCCCGTGGGCCGGCCCGTCACGCACAAGATCTACCGCGACGCGACCCACCCGTCGTGCCTGATCCTGCCGTACACGGCGCGCCCGGCGTCCCAAGGCTGAGCCGCCGCCCCTTTCATCTAAGAGTCAGCTTCTGGACGTCAGACGAAGGGGACGGATCCACCTCAGGTTTTGGACAAGACCTCCGTCTACAGACCGAGGTAGTGTCCAGAACCTGTGGTGAGAGCGGAAGGGCTCTCACGTGCAGCTCGATCGGATCACGACCACGTTACGCCACGCTCAACCGGCCCACTCAAGCGGCGAGGTGCCGTAGCGCACTGGCGGGTGGGGGTAGTCAAGCGGGACGCCGCCGACGGCGAGTAGCGGGCCAACGTACTCGAGCTCGCCATAGGGGGACGCGGCTTTGCGTGTCTCGACGGAGAGGTCCGCGGGCTCCGCGGCGGCCGGAGTCCCGGCACGCAGGAGCTCGTTCGCCGTCGCGATGAGGCTGAGCCGTGCGCTGCCCGCAATGCCCCGTGCCCGTGCGGCGAGCAGCGCGACGGCCGCGGCGGCCATGCCCATCCCGGTTGCGTGGTCGAGGGCTTGGACGGGAAGCGCGCCGGGTCGCCACGCGGCGTCGTGAGCCCCACCATCCCGCGCCGTCCCGTACAGGTCCGCGATCCCGCAGGCGGCCTGCACGATGCTGTCGAACCCGCGCGCGTGCGCCCACGGGCCTTCCCAGCCCCACGCGTTGAGCGCCACAACGGCCGCGCGAGGGAAGTCCGCACGCAGTGACTCGGCGTCCATCCCGAACCGTGCGAGCGAGGCCTGCCGGTAGCCGAGGAGCACGACGTCGGCGCCCCGGGCGAGCGCCCGGACCTGCCCGAGCTGCTCGGCCACGCGCAGGTCCGCGACGGCGCTGCGCTTGGCGAACCCGGTGTCGAGGTGCGCGTCGAGCAACTCGGGATGCTGCGGCGGGTCGACACGCAGGACGTCCGCCCCGAGCGCCCCGAGGAGCCTCGACGCGCTCGGTCCCGCGATCACGCGGGTGAGGTCCAGCACGCGGACGCCGTGCAGCGGGACGCCGGGCGCGGCGTCGTGCGTCAGGGCCACAGCGGGGACCTCACCGAGTGACCACCGGATCCACGGCTCCCCCGCCGCGGCGGTCCCGGCGCCCGACGCCGCCCACTCGCCCGGGGTGCGCACGGCGGCGGCCACTCCCCCGGCGGCCCGCACGGCGGCTTCGACGTCGAGGGCGTCGCGCTCGCGAACCGCGGCGTCCAGCTGCTCGGAGCCCGCGATGCCGAGGCCCGCCAGGAGAGCCTGCGCGTGGTGGGGGTAGTTGGCGTGGAGTCGCACCCAGCCGTCGCGGGCCTGGCGGAAGCCGGACGTGGGCGCCCAGATGTCCGGTGGCTTGCCGTCGACGCGGAGCCGGCGGATCGAGTCGAACGAGGCTGCGGCGAGCGCGGACGACGTAGCGACGCGGCTGCCGCTCACCGCCTCGCCTCTGGTCTCGGCGAGGGCCGTGAGCGCGGCGATGAGCGCCCCGAGGGAGCCGAGGGCGAGGCCCTCGACGTCGAGCGCCCCCGCCCACCACGTACGCGGGCCGGACCACCAATCGTGAAGTTCCGGAACGTCGCCGAGGACGGGTGCGAGGTGACGCCGCAGCCCAAGGAGGCCGACCCCGTCGTGCGTGGTCATGGCTTCCCCTCCCGCTGGGACGCGGCGGCTACCGGGTCGAGGTCGTCGAGCGTGAGGCGGCGCGTGGGCTCGTCGGGGAACGGGGAGGTCCGGGTGACCGTGAGGTCGCGGTCCACGTGGAGGAGGACTCCGGGGTCCATGAGGTGCCAGCGGAGGTCGTTGGCCATGGGCTCGGTCGCGACGAGGACGAAGTCGCCGATGTCTTCTCCGTGCGCCGAGATCCGCGGGCTGCGCGCGCGGAGGTGACGGCCGGGCGCGGCGGCGCCCGTGCGGTTGTCGAGGACGTGGAGCTCGTGGGTATCGGGGTAGCGCACGGCCCACAGGTCCGTAGCGGTGGTCAGGATGAAGTTGAGGCTGAGGACGGGCACGTTCTGCGCGATCCACGTCAGGGCGGCCTCGATGCCGGCCGCGACGTCGCCGTCCGCACGGCGGGTCTCCGAGGTGATGAGGGCGAACATGCGCTCGCTGTCAGTCTGGCCCTGCACGAGGTCTGCGGCTCCGAGCTCATCGAGCCGCTGGTCGACGGCGGCGACCTCGGTGAACGCTCCGTTGTGGGCGAACAGCCGGCCGTCCTGCTCGAACGGGTGGGTGTTGGCGTACGTGTGCTCGCCGATGCTCGCGTAGCGCACGTGTGCCAGGAAGGTTGAGCTCACGAGGTCGCGGGCCTCGCGGGCGAATGCCCGGTCCTCCCACGCGGCGATCGGCTGCTTGTCCACTCTGGGCAGTCCGTCCGCGGTGAACGTGCCGACTCCGGTCCCATCGGGCTCGCGGCGGCTCTGCACCTCGAGACTGTCCGGAGCCGTGAGGAGCCAGAACGTCGCGTGCACGGACCTGTGGCCCGCGTGCATTCCGAAGAGCCTGCACATGGGCCCATCATCGCAGGTCGAGCCCACAGACAACGGTGGGCCGGGTACGGGACCCGGCCCACCGCCGTCGTGCGCGGCGTTCTGCGCGCTACATGTTGTACTCGACGACCCCGCCCTGATGCAGGCAGAGGATGTTCCCATCGGGATCCGCGAACCACGAGGCACGCTCGCCGGCCGCGGAGAAGATGTGGTGATCATCCGTCTTGAGATCAGGCAGGTCGTAGTCCTCGAAGTGCACCCCATGGCCTTCGAGGTCCGCCATGGCCGCCTCGAGGTCGTCAACCTCGAACGTCAGGGCGGTGTGGCCCGAATGGACGGCGTTCGCGTCCACCATCAGGCCCAGCGATGCGGATCCATCCAGACCGAGGATCATCATCCCGGTCGGGTCCTTTCCGCGGACAGGGAGCCCCAGCGCTCCCTCGTAGAAGTCCTTCGCGCGGGCCTCGTCGGCCACGGTCAGGATTGTGGTTGCCGGTCGTGTTGCCAGCGTCATGACACACCTCCACGAGGGGAACTGACGGGCACCAGTTTAAGCCCGCAGCGGCGGTTTGGAGCCGCCCGCTTCCCTGCGGCCCCCACACGCACGACGGCGGTGGGCCGGGTACGGAACCCGGCCCACCGCCGTCATGCGCATCTCCTTCGGGAGGTCAGGCCTTCTTGGGCCACTCCTTCTCCACGAGGGTGAGGACGTCGTAGTTGGCGATGAGCTCATCGTCCTGATTGGTCAGGACGGCGTCCCAGCGGACCTCGCCGTACTCGTCGGTGACCCGCGGGGTGATCTGCTTGGCCGTGAGGGTCACGCGGATCGAGTCGCCGGCGGGGACGGGCTGGAGGAAGCGCAGGTTGTCCAGGCCGTAGTTCAGCAGCACCGGGCCGGGCTCGGGCGAGACGAACAGGCCCGCGGCCCAGCTCACGAGCAGGTACCCGTGTGCCACGATGCCGGGGAAGACGCCGGCGGCGCGGGCGGCCTCGTCATCCATGTGGGCGTAGAACGTGTCGCCGGTCTCGGCAGCGAAGTTCGCGATGTCCTCGCGGGTGATCTGGCGCAGCTCGGAACGCATCGCGTCGCCCACGCGCAGCTCGGCGAGAGACTTGCGGAACGGGTGCGTCGACGGATCCGTCGGATCGGCCAGACGACGGTCCGCGCCCGTGTGCCACACGCCCGTCACCGCGGTAAGCATGTTCGGCGAGCCCTGGATCGCGGTGCGCTGCATGTGGTGCTTGACGGAGCGGATGCCGCCGAGCTCCTCGCCGCCGCCCGCGCGGCCCGGGCCGCCGTGGACGAGGTGCGGGACCGGGGAGCCGTGGCCCGTGGAGGTCTTGGCATCCTCGCGGTTCAGCACGAGCACGCGGCCGTGGTGCGCGGCGATGCCGGTGACGAGGGTCTGGGCGACCTCGGGATCGTTCGTGGCCACGGACGCCACGAGCGAGCCGGCGCCCATCGCAGCGAGCCTGATGGCCTCATCGAGGCTTAAGTACCCGACCACGGAGGAGACCGGGCCGAACGCCTCGGTGCCGTGCAGGGCGGGCGCCTTGACGTCCTCCCACGTGAGGATCACGGGGGACATGAACGCTCCGTCCGCGACGACGGCCTTCTCGCCGCTCGCCGTGACGACCTCGGGGGCGTCGAGCGAGCCGAACGCGATCTTCCCGCCTGCCTCGACGAGGGACTCGACGGCGCCGCGGACATCCTTGAGCTGCTCGAGCGAGGCGAGCGCGCCCATAGTCACGCCCTCGGCCCGGGGATCGCCGACCACGACGCGCTCCGTCACCCGCGCGCCGATGGCAGCAACGACGTCGTCCACGAGCTCCGCCGGGACGATCGAGCGGCGGATCGCCGTGCACTTCTGGCCGGCCTTGACCGTCATCTCGGTGACCACGGACTTCACGAACGCGTCGAACTCCGGGGTGCCCGGGACGGCGTCGGGCCCGAGGATCGCGGCGTTGAGCGAGTCCGTCTCGGACGTGAAGCGGACGCCGCCGTGGACCACGTTCGGGTGCGACTTGAGCAGGTTGGCGGTCGCGGCGGAGCCGGTGAAGGAGACCATGTCGCGGTAGTCGAGCTCGTCCAGGAGCGTGCGGGCGGACCCGGAGATGAGCTGGATCGAACCGGCTGGGAGGATGCCGGAATCCACCATGAGCCGGACCATCGCCTCGGTCACGTAGCCGGTCGGGGTGGCGGGCTTGACGATGGTCGGGACGCCGGCCACGAACGCGGGCGCGAACTTCTCGAGCATGCCCCACACGGGGAAGTTGAACGCGTTGATCTGCGCAGCCACGCCCGGGATGCGGGTGTAGATGTGCTCGCCGGCGAACGAGCCGTCCTTCGAGAGGACCTCCATGGGCCCGTCCACGATCACGTGGGAGTTGGGCAGCTCGCGGCGGCCCTTCGAGCCGAACGTGAACAGCACGCCGATGCCGCCGTCGATGTCCACCATCGAGTCGATCTTCGTGGCGCCGGTCTTGAACGAGAGCTCGTACAGCTCCTGGCGGTGGCCGTTGAGGAACTGTGCGAGCTCCTTGAGCTTGAGCGCGCGCTCGTGGATGGTGAGCTTGCCGAGCTCGGCCTGCCCGACCGTGCGGGCGTGCTCCACCATCCCTGCGAGGTCGATGCCGTCCGATGTCACGACGGCGAGCAGCTCGCCCGTGCTGGCGTCCCGCACCTCGGCGCCGCGGCCGGGGTTCTCCGGCGTCCACCACGCGTCGCGGACGTAGCTGGGCACGACTGCGGTGGCGGTTTCCTTGGTGGGGGCTTCCGGGGCAGTGGTCATCGTCGACGGATCCTTCCGGTCGGGGGCCTTCACGGCAGGCTCTACCCGCGTCGGGTATTACTGACCGGCCGTTCGGTAATGGATCTAGAATACACGGGCCCTTGGAGTTCGGCACGGCTTCTTTGCGGCCAGGGCCTTTCAGCCCCTTCTGCCGGGCGCCTGCCCCGGCCTACGATGGCGCCCGTCAGGACTGTCCGCCTCCTCGGCGTGAGTCCGCCGGTTGGGGGTCGGACGACGGCGCGGGGGCACCTCGAGCGAGGAGCTCAG is a window encoding:
- a CDS encoding MFS transporter, yielding MSRTTTSAGGSARATFVAAYSAVTLAQITNALPGALNGTFAIDFHTSGAGLTWIAGMFMMGIVVFELSWGLLGDMFGRKKLLYLGGATSIVGSVLAALAPTTGVMITAQAIGGIGAGILFPISLSMIAAITPDHRARARAIATWAGFLSLGAVISPVLAGLTSQLFTVRGAGGAPDVFSGWRVSYLIAAVLAVVVMGIAVRAQDVPQDRSRKLDLPGQLTLALGLIALLYSTVQAVDSGFGSGDVIAGYAAGVVLLIAFVVIESRAKHPLLHLSLFSHRAFSITGIVAVTGMFAFLAIAFSTSVAVGGLALAETWKVGILFVFIQGPAFLLIPVVGWLIHHVAPRWALTAGFALMAVAGYWLSTFRLGTPEQFGGTPWTAFILPLLFLGIGFALTVGSITAVAINTVDPKDIGMASATTNLLRDLGFALGPVIGSAIAFSLGASAFAGPLAGILHGAGLPADAAAGLGQVPPLGFLSGWDGVIAQFSGQALAGGAPQAAVDGMAKSLAAAQPAIQGAAGSSLGQGFQMVYLVAGIAATVSAALTLFITGRSTAPSVDDIAETTEANAEADAEAAARD
- a CDS encoding phosphotriesterase family protein codes for the protein MSKVNTVLGTIPTEELGFVAIHEHIGYGMPGSELDTKWWKTPEQRYEETVPKLRTFHENGGGTFVDATGICNGRDVDYYKSLSAKTGVHIVACTGFVGGDTALPHFANASVDYLTRQFVHEITVGIGGTGAKAGVIKVGVSRGGRMTELDKKIYRAAARAAVQTGVPILTHLAIDAEPAIDIFHEEGLPLDRVLFGHVDDGVNAEKTQDAWIVEQGGRLGFDTFGYETELPDPPFWARPRNDRMDHFLRFVKGGFEDKVLASADANCSPLGWPGVKGHTVNYIFERLLPDLRDAGVAEETITKIFVENPATFLTIQN
- a CDS encoding FAD-dependent oxidoreductase, whose translation is MNTEDLKNLNIAIVGAGYAGAATAKALSLLGATVTVYEQASQVREVGAGIGLRPNSMERFRQWGISDAIAKVSSPSDYFEILTGTGEVIMKDSWPEIEKYGPTHLIHRGDFIEALLGVLPEGMVKLGHRLERIEDKGDRAVLTFTNGTTAEADLVIGADGIKSVVRQQLFSDEPPVFSGEHAYRVVIDGDAAHGLSVDDNLRMYIGHGTKVYFLPLRHRNQVSFDITSLNPDGTWAPEITKEDLLKTVEGFDQRIVDIVRDLDMDAVNIRAVYDIDPVDTWHSGSVVLVGDAAHSMLHHQGQGANSAILDAGAVADALAEAPSVKEALAQYQAARKPVTDELQRISRQGWSEDEVNDVFPGQKPASQHPAEQSTEQPAEKVEA
- a CDS encoding alpha/beta hydrolase, encoding MALHPQIAEVVATLPAPPPGPLDPAVLRADEESRIPVLEDRLPLLAVDDAVAPTPSRDVPIRIYTPEKKDAYGLIVYLHGGAFFLGSLDTHDHVARALAEEAGFKVVSVGYRLAPEHRFPAGLEDAYAVVRWVAENGGELAWDGERLALAGDSSGGNFVAAVAAMAHDDGFTRLTHQVLYYPSLDLDFDTDRYASLRENATGYGLETAGLKPFNAFYLDSGADPADPLVSPIKRADLSGLPRALVLTAEHDPLRDEGELYGQRLRDAGVDATVTRYAGANHGFVANFGWLPEYAAAFRETAEFLNGTDAESAAGSTNE
- a CDS encoding MBL fold metallo-hydrolase, producing MSSATVHPLVSPWGRFGLYSYFIDAPEPAVVDTGIASSPEEGMIPALEKLGRSIDEVTWIFLTHGHIDHLGGAKALFDLTGGRAKVVIHEADAHMLRSRAGHVEEYTNGRHRYLHNTEGVEQQTRTAEAAISGEMEPTVLVRGGEIISLGGDVTVSVLPVPGHTPGSVAYRLSTGDPGAQNAVFVGDAVQIHGAANRFPGYTDPDAYRASLEYLRDEIRPERLYLGHPYRGADGEPYGVELDAAQARRALDESLTLESRIRRAVVHYTHDGVAETQSPYSPFERVAAELGYDGDPTLEPSPFFTTLDGYLALTTQQTRPEQESQIHG